The genomic region CGGCTATTGCAAGGTGTTTTGAACCTGGTGATAGTAGTGATTGGAATAGAGCTAGTTTTACCACCCGTCGCCGCCTGCATAGCGAGACGGCAAGGGAATTTGGTAACGCCTTACGGAGATTAGCCGCTAGGGCTTATCCCACAGCTGATCATCGGATTTGTGATCTGTTGGCAAGAGACCAGTTTATTACGCATTTTGCTACCGGTGATTTTCGGGTTAGTCTGTGTAGTGCCAAGCCTAATACGCTGGAAGATGTCATTGAACTTGCTTCTGAAATGGAGTTGCTGAGAAGTTTGGAGCAGACTTCTTTGCCACCTGACGTTAAAGTGAGGGGAGTGGTGGAGCATAAATTAGAAAGGGATGAACAAATGGAGGTGTTGTTGGGGGTGGTAGAGGAGTTAAGGCAGGAGGTAAAATCGCTTCGTACCACGGTGTCTAAGATGCAAGAGGGGATGAAAAGCTTTCTAAGTAAATATGGGGTGGTGTTGGATTTTGGTAGGAAGGAGTGTCGGGTTATGGGTCAATTATTACCTCTCCTTGTGCCAGCAGATGTGGACAAGCCTCGGGTCGTCATGGTTCCAGAAGATactgtaatccccccccccccccctcgaagtGAGGCAATCATTGCTGGTAAGGTGGAGAATACAGGTGGGGCTGCTTTTGAGGGTATGTTGGAGCCTTTGGATTCGGCATCTAGCCAGTGTAATATAATGATGGGGGGATGAGGGTAGGTACCTTGCATACGGGTATTGAGGTGAGTCGGAAAGCAGAGAATGTAGACCtgggtgaggatgaggaggattctGTTGTGCCCTGGACAGTCGATAGgcttgtaacatattttgattGCACCAGAAGGGGTTTGCCTCATCCGATATGACTGGTATTTATACCGCGTTGCAGaagaatttgtctgtatttagtgccggagagggagatttggggagaactcgccTGATGTTGTATAACATTGATACTGGTGAGGCGAAGCCGGTAAAGTTGCCTCCCCGCCGTGTCCCCCTCCATTTGCAGGAGGAAGTATCTGGTCACTTAAAGCAGATGCTGGAGAATAACATCATTCAGCCCTCGAATAGCCCTTGGGCAGCGCCGGTGGTTCTGGTACGGAAGTGAGATGGTGGCCTTCGGTTTTGCGTTGATTATCGCAAATTGAATGATGTTACCCGTAAAGACACGTACCCCTTACCCCGAATTGATGATGCGTTGGGTAGTTTGAGCAAGGCTTGCTGGTTTTCTATATTGGATTTAGCCAGTGGGTACTGGCAAGTCGAGGTGGATCCAAAAGATAAGCATAAGACGGCGTTTATCACTCGTCAGGCCTTTTCCAATTTAATGTGCTGAGTTTTGGCCTGTGTAACAGTCTGAGAACTTTTCAGCGTCTCATGGATTTAGAGTTGGCGAGTCTTCAGTGGACTACTTGTTTGGTGTACTTAGACGATACAATAATATTTGGCCGTACCTTTCAAGAACATCTGGACCATGTGGATGAGGTTATAACGAAATTGCGTCAGGCTAATCTGAAGGTTAAACCGGCGAACTGTAACTTGTTTGCCACAGAAGTGCAGTATTTGGGCCATATAATATCGGCTAGGGGTGTGAAAGCTGATCCGGCTAAAGTGGAAGCTGTGCGCCAGTGGCCGGTGCCTAAAAATCAGACAGAGGGGAGGAGTTTTGTGGGCCTTGCCTCTTATTATAGGAGGTTTATTCGGGGTTTTGCTGAACTTGCTCGTCCTCTGCTCCAGCTGACCGAGAAGGGCAGACGGTTTACATGGACAGAAGCTTGTCAGGCAGCATTTGAACAGCTCAAACTTAGTTTGATGTCTGTAGCAGTCCTGTCTTACCCCGACCCTAATAAAACCTTTATATTAGATACGGATGCGAGTGATGCAGGTATTGGGGCAGTATTGTCCCAGGTAGAAGGGGGACGGGAACAGGTGATAGCATATGCTAGTAGGGCTTTGACTAAACAAGAAAGGAAATATGCAACAACCAAGTAGGAGTTAAGTATGGTtaccttcataaaacattttaaatactacTTCTTGGGGAAGGAGTTTGTCTTACGGACAGATCATAACTCCTTAAGATGGTTGCATAATTTCCAAGGTTTAGAGGGGCAGTTGGCTAGGTGGGTGGAGCAGCTGGCCAGCTTCCAATATAAGAGAGTGCATCGGCCGGGTCGGGGACACGCTAATGCGGACGCCCTCTCTAGAGTGCCCGCTTTTCTGCCAGTAACCTCAGACTCACCGCCAGCTACCCAGGAAAAAGGGGGAGAGGTGATATGTGCTGTGAGAGAGGTGTGTCAGGAGGCAGTGGCATGTCAGGAGGAGTGTGATGAGCTGGGGCAGGATCAGCAAGGAGATGCTGAGCTGCGGGAGATTTTTGCTTtaaaggaagggagggagggcaggTAGTCAGCCTCCAAATGAGTTGTGGAAATATGCATCAGTGTGGGATCAGGTGCAGGGTTCTAGGTTGGTACGATATCCACCTTTGCATTCTGATGCAGCAAACCAAGTCCAGGTTGTTATCGACAAGACTTTGGTGCCAGAAATTTTGAGGCAGTTGCATGATGCTACCACTAGGGGTCATTTGGGAATACAAAAGTTGCAAGCAAAGGTGAAAGATCGCTATTATTGGCTGGGATGGTTTGGGGATGTTAAGCACTTGTGTCGGGAGTGTGTGGATTGTGGTTCCCGGAAAGTGATGGGGAAACAGGGAGGTGCCCCGCTGCAGTCTGTTGTAACCGCTAGGCCATATGAACGGGTAGCATTGGACATTTTAGGGCCATTACCGGTAACTCCAGGGATGAATATGTACATTGTGGTCATTGGGGATTATTTCTCAAAATGGACTGAGGCATTCCCTCTTCCTAATCAGGAAGCTTCCACTGTGGCCCAGGTCTTGGCGGAGCAGTGGGTCTGTCGCTTGGGGGCCCCTCACTCTATCCATACAGATCAGGGCCGAAATTTTGAATCAAATCTATTCAACGAGGTGTGTCAATTGTTGAACATTCCAAAGACTAAGACAtcagcttatcacccccagtcaGATGGGATGATTGAGAGGTTTAACAGGACATTGTTGGCAATGTTGTCTCTCtttctggaggaaaatcagTCCAATTGGGATGTTTTGTTGCCTTGTGTGATGATGGCTTACAGGAGTAGTATTCACTCTAGTACTGGGGTTACACCGTACAAGgttgtttttgggcaagagataGTGTTGCCAGTGGATGTTATGTTGAATCTCAACGAGGGGGAAAGATTTTCCTTTGTAACGGAATATGTGGCTAGACTAGGGGACATATTGTCCACAGTGGTGGGAGCAGTGAAATGTCATCAGGCAAGAGCTTTGGGTAAGCAGAAGCAAGCGTATGACTTTAGAGCGCAAGTCCAGTACTATTCAGAGGGGAACTGGTATGGGTTTGGAGGAAGGCTAGAAGACGGGGGTTATGTCCAAAGTTACAGAGGAGGTTTAAGGGTCCATATAAGGTGGTGGAAAGGATAACGGAGGTATTGTATCGAGTGGTACCAgtggaagggggaagtgaggtgGTGGTGCATTTTAATCGACTTAAACCATTTCTCTCTACTGTAACAGAGGCTGCCAATCAGGAGGGCAGAGACCAAGTGATGCCTGTTGGTACCCTGCCTGAGCTAAAAGATTCCCCCCCTGGTGGTGGCTATCCGCAACCACGGCCCTAAGTAGAAAAGGGTggcgagatggaggggggggtgccagGGCTAGAAGTGTGGGCAAGTGCAATTGGACCAGGGCAGCAGGGGGAAGGGGACCAGCCTACCTGAACCTGGCGGAGCCGAGCCCGTAAGGTCCCTCCAGAGCCACACAGCGATGGGCCTGCTGCTATGCATGGGGCCAAGGAACAAGAACGGAGGGAAGGGGCTCCAGTTCAGAAGACTCGTCTGCGACGTCAGAGGAGGCCACCAACATGGTCCAAGGACTATGAAATGTTGTGACTCAAGGACGAGTCTGCCCTAAGGGTGGGGGAGTGTAATTTTGATGTGTGGGGGGTGACggatgggcgtggaaggtaatagttaattaagtggccacacctgggttgtgagggatctggggttaagagagggagtaggaggcgcgttagggagaattggtcaggtaggcaccGTACGGGTGGGGTCCCGGGGGGAGGGGCCGCTCGTATGCCGTTTAGGGCTGCCGGctgtgaagccagagagtgggctgtagggacagttcccggtgcggtagggcgaggacagtcaggacagtgggggtaggaggctatgaccactgcttagacggggtggttgatagatgggagtagcggcaccctcatagggacggattgggggggggagggaaattCCCTTTCTgtgggacgttctaggtgacagaccggtgtgattattccttccccgggggagaGTCCTGAtcctcggggggagggggtgttctgttttaactatgtctttattgtgtgagtgttctgtgtgttttaaatgcgcagtgtaaccgcttagggtcgggacaggactatagaGGCGGTTCGggtcccgtaacgcttgcctgtgcccgaagtgtggggattactgtgcattgcagtgctattggtgtgccgtgccctaatagggatgttgtgtggtgcgggatttactgtgtggtaCCGTGGGTTAAtaacacacgcttaaaaaggggtggtgtgctacggggagaaagcgggaccgaactctttgtgaatccagatccgacccgatgggtcgctgcatgaattatactgaataaaattatctttgtaattgtagctgcagtctggtggtgatctgttctccgtttacagcctctgacgctactgtagtttgggttcgttacaatatcaattcgatgactcgcatattccctataatatagggtctatattttctaattttaagtttttttaatgtttataaccttagatctatgcaaaccatttcatatatatccaacaacacagtacaattatggtggtcatctggtttatgacagtaaaacaatgtacattttatgtacactgaatgtaaaattaaagttaatgaaagcaaaattattgaaaacagctgttgtgccttcgatttactaaaacacatgttggtacaataaaaccattaaaattttagagataaagcatatgaccatccatccatccattttcaaaaccgcttatcctactgggtcgcggggggttccggagcctatcccggaagcaatgggcacgaggcagggaacaacccaggatagggggccagcccatcgcagggcacactcacacaccattcactctcactcaCAAATAGTGAGTAaatagtgactctgtctttatattcatgtaataaatatacaaatggaaTAAGATGGTAATCTGCATGAGAcataaagaaggaaaaagacaaTATTACAGACCAGCCGCATATaatgatcaatttcacccagacaaaCATTACAAGTGGTTTCCAGTGTATTTCCATTCAGCAGAATACGACTGGCTTTCGGTGATCTGCTCTTGTTCACTTTTCTCCTCCTCAGTCATTTTTGTAAATTTTTCTCCCAAACCAGATAAACTGTTTATGACTGAGCCAGAAACATTATACTGCTTTTAGTATGTGATgggtttaacagtttaggccacttaaaaaaaaaaataattggttctcgtccccgcccgacccgccgaaatgcctccaacccggttttttttttttttatttatttcgtaaaaatcgcatggaaaatggccaagaatgacgaaatttgaatttcccgcgcattccacatcgacgattgatccacattgtgtaatcctagtcttggaatggtttcatgaacctaaatttgtctttacctgagatgggctggtgcaaagatttaagtctggggaagtgatgtggtacatgttcttaagtacttgtttgtagagttgcatttccttgttcaaccattcaggttcctgtattttgtaaattcctcgtgttttaacatgttttaatacactttctttctagatatatattttaaaatcttggttgttcatttagaatgggaatgacaaacagaatattggtttcaaatagtatcgtttttatattcacgaataaaacatcagcataaagtatccaaatccatagttgggaaggcatttatgagatacacatggatcaaggaatttacattcttgtattttcttacatttaatatatttgaaacgcaacaaacgaagaactgaggaggcgtagtAAGTAGGtctgaaccattttttttttaagtggccttagtTGTAGCTGAACAGAACCGCAATGGCAGATTCCTGGTCACTTCGTGATTTTTGGTGTACTAGTCGGAGATACTTTTAGCTTTAGAACGAAAGAACCATGGCTTATTAGAGAACAGAGTaacaattatccatccatccctttggGTCTTGGTCAGTCACGTGTCTTCACTGTCTGACACGCCCCCATTCGCCATTTTTAGTGTATCGTGGATGTAAACACATTTGGTTAAACTTgatattcagtgttttttttctacacaaaaatgtaatgttttatgtAATCAGTAATAATCAATTTTCATTAAGAAAACACACTAGTAATTTAGGTGTTTACGAAAGGAAGAGAGTCaagaacacaaaaatatcattggacatatattttattttaaatatgaccAATAAGGTTAACTGGCAAGTAGAATACAGGCTCGATATACAATGAGTTTATACAGCTCCTTCCAGACATCATGTGAAACGTTAGAAACCGTACTTGCAAATGTTTCTAAACTTAAACTATAGTTGGGCATTGGTTTGTCAGTGGACAGCAGTGACAGCCTTATCCAGAACTGTGTCTTATAATCCACGCACgcgaatatacacatacatgcactgacAAACGTGTCATTACAATTTTGCTGTTTACTTTTGTCTTTAAAAAGCATTCACTCTGTAACGCTAATTTAACACGAACAAATTAACCAATTTCTGCACCCTCTGTAGTTAGTAGTAGGCTAGCTTGCTAGCGTAGTTTAATTAATGTGAAAATACttcagaagacaaaaaaatgcatattcagtaataatacaaatacaaaaaaacatcTAGCTTGCCTTTATGAAAATGCCGAGAGCAAACACGCATTAAGGGAGATATCATGTTGACAGTGATCTCCTTTCCTCTCACCGCTGCGACACAGGCCACCCGACGCCTCTTCGTTACCTCCGCTACCTGCTGTCTGTATCCCCTTTTCCGAGTGTTAAACCGAAAAAATGTCATGCGGTGCTACACCTTTCTGCCATTTCTGCCATGTCACTTAGTATGACAGCCTTTCACACAGCATAAGTGTCCCATCTTAAAAAGAATAATGCTACAAGCAAATGCTGCCACTTGAGTTATATACATCCAAAATGGCGATTCGACCCACAATACATTGCGCCTTTAGCGAGTGACGTCACCTGTCAATGACCTACCGAAAAGCTGTAAAAACTATCAATTTATATAATGCCTTGAAGAATGCTTTGCAAATGAGAAAGGATGTGTACTGCTGCTTCTTTAAAGTGTAGTTTGTATATGTTATGCATCTTGCATTATGTTTgtatattgttaaaaaaaaattaaaaaacaactctaaccatgaaaaaaacacgtagacgggggagaatatgcaaattaacaacTAATTATATTACTGCAAAATAATATCATCAAGTatctttttttctattttgcaaGGGGGGGGGCTCTGGGCTGCAGCCCAGGAAAGTCCGTGCATGATGACGTCCGTGGTTCTAGAATCTACAATATTCGAATGACGCTCACCTATCCTGCGCAGCTATAAAACTTTCATTTGCGTCCTGCTTTGAGAAACGATGGGTGTCAAACGATCACGTTCCGACTCTGACTGTGAATCTCCTCCcaagaaaaggagagagagtaCGGAAGGCGATTTGCGGTTTAAAGGGTCCCGCAAAGGTTGGACGACTGGCTTTGATAGTTCATGAAAATTACACAtaacttatttattattaagaaagcaATGTAAATCTTTTTAATAAGGCTTGCTGCAAGAACAGATGTAAACAATGTACTGGACCTatagattaaacaaataaattaaagcaataattaattcattaattgatAAAAATTGCCACTGAATGTTTTGAAAACAAACATGTACCCAAATTGATTCAATATTGTGGCTGCTTTGATTCTGAATCTGAGCCTATTCTGACTGTAGCATGTAATCGGCACACTAAAGATAatactgaatgaacagaccaagTTCAGGGTAGGCATGCAGTAAAGAAATATTAATGCATGGTATTTAAAGTTAGTAGTGAATTTTCAGCAACTGTGGTATGGTATAGAAAATGCTGTGTGGACTCTTTCTGAAGTGTACCTGCTTAATGTTGTAGAACATTTGGAGGACCtgtaccaccagggggagctacTGGGAGAGGGTGGTTTTGGAGCCGTGTATGCCGGCACTCGCAAGGCCGATGGCTTCCCAGTAAGTCTCCAAATGGTGAAGTCATGACATGCATAGTTATATCTCTCCAGAGATCCCTTTTATTATACCTGTTAGATGCAGCTGTAAAAGCCTATGTTTTCTCAATATATACTACACtaaatttgtgattttttttccctctaggTGGCTATCAAATATGCCCGAAAGGATGACAAGGAGCTAGAACTGGTAAGTGTTTTCATTCATGGAGCTTGGTTTATTTGCAAGAATTTCTGCCTTAATATATGTAATAATATATTTCTGCCCTCCCATTCATAGCCTGGACTTGACGGGCCCATCCCATTGGAAGTGGCGCTAATGATGCTCGTCAGCCATGAGTCATCTTGTGCCAACGTGCTGAAGCTCCTGGACTGGTTCAGTGGCCCAGAAGATTACATTATGATCCTGGAAAGGCCGGATCCATGCCAGGATCTGTACGAATTCTGCTATAGCAAAGGGGGCTACCTCTCAGAAGATGTTGCAAGGCACGTGCTGGTCCAGGTGCTCCAGGCTTTGCGTCACTGCCAGGACTCAGGCGTCTTCCATCGCGACCTCAAAACAGAGAATCTGTTAATCAGGACGGACACTTTGGAGGTTAAACTAATTGATTTTGGCTGTGGAGACAAATGGAAAGACACCCCCTATGTGGAATATTCAGGTCAGTAAGGGAGGCTAATTAAAAACCTGTCAAACTAACCCCTGTTTTTAACAGCAAGTAGCAGGTAACCTGGACCTGCGATAACTCCCTGCAGTGGAGTTGGATGTGTATTCTTCAGTCCTAACCTAACTCATTGCAGTAAGTCATTTGCCTTGTTGTTTCAGGAACAGAGGACTTTGCTCCCCCAGAGTTGTTCCTGAGTGGGGAGTATCTAGCTGGCCCCACCACGGTCTGGTCTGTAGGTGTCACACTTTACGAGCTAGTGTGCGGTTACTTGCCCTTCCGCAACAAGAGGGCAATCATCTCAGGCTGCCTGATATTCCCCTCATGGGTCTCTCCTGGTGAGCAGCTTACTTTTTGTCCCACGACTAGAGTCTCCTGACAGGGAGTGTTCTTTTTCTGACTAACTCTCTGACCCTGCCAATCTATTCTCCAACAGACTGCTGCAGTCTGATTCGCCAGTGCCTGAGGCGTAAGGTGGCGGATAGGCTGACATTGGAGGAGATTCAGGTCCATCCATGGCTGCAGCAGACGTGACTGCTGACCTGAAGGTCAAACAAGAAATCACAAATATTGTTAACCTTCTGTAATCATGATCATCTTAAATAATGCGCAACTGTCAAATA from Brienomyrus brachyistius isolate T26 unplaced genomic scaffold, BBRACH_0.4 scaffold37, whole genome shotgun sequence harbors:
- the LOC125722279 gene encoding serine/threonine-protein kinase pim-1-like; the encoded protein is MGVKRSRSDSDCESPPKKRRESTEGDLRFKGSRKEHLEDLYHQGELLGEGGFGAVYAGTRKADGFPVAIKYARKDDKELELPGLDGPIPLEVALMMLVSHESSCANVLKLLDWFSGPEDYIMILERPDPCQDLYEFCYSKGGYLSEDVARHVLVQVLQALRHCQDSGVFHRDLKTENLLIRTDTLEVKLIDFGCGDKWKDTPYVEYSGTEDFAPPELFLSGEYLAGPTTVWSVGVTLYELVCGYLPFRNKRAIISGCLIFPSWVSPDCCSLIRQCLRRKVADRLTLEEIQVHPWLQQT